From a region of the Nonlabens dokdonensis DSW-6 genome:
- a CDS encoding methyltransferase domain-containing protein yields the protein MIFSTEVASSQHKTDQPILNRCLAAYVALQDYHLGSTLEIGVGSGDGIKFYIDQTSSLTVVDKNLHLFNKNKSLNNFDAIKQVKAFLPDQKLSTSVKYDTILCFQFLEHIERDFELIKHLFDLLNDNGALFLTTPNKEESSGVNPWHYREYNQDDLQSLFKGVFKNIQFKGVFANEASYNYHLRSLKMSNKIKNTFLIKQYLKLPKFIQHFGYEWANRYNRIRISKKEKYVSKTEDYKIDHIQSSAGLLDFFVIAKK from the coding sequence ATGATATTTAGTACAGAAGTAGCGTCTAGTCAACATAAAACTGATCAACCCATACTTAATAGGTGTCTTGCAGCTTATGTAGCGTTACAAGATTATCACTTAGGTAGCACGCTTGAAATCGGAGTTGGCTCTGGAGATGGAATAAAATTTTATATAGATCAAACAAGTAGTCTCACCGTTGTAGATAAAAACTTACATCTTTTTAACAAAAATAAATCCCTAAATAATTTTGATGCGATAAAGCAGGTGAAAGCTTTCTTACCAGATCAAAAACTAAGCACTTCAGTAAAGTACGATACAATTTTATGTTTTCAGTTTTTGGAACATATTGAACGAGATTTTGAGCTTATTAAGCACCTGTTTGATTTGCTGAATGATAATGGAGCATTATTTCTAACGACTCCTAACAAAGAGGAGTCTTCAGGTGTTAATCCATGGCATTATAGAGAGTACAATCAAGACGATCTTCAGTCTCTGTTTAAAGGCGTTTTTAAAAACATACAATTCAAAGGTGTTTTTGCTAATGAGGCATCTTATAATTATCATTTACGAAGCTTAAAGATGAGTAATAAGATTAAAAATACCTTTCTAATAAAACAATATTTAAAGCTTCCTAAATTTATACAGCATTTTGGTTACGAGTGGGCAAATAGATACAATCGTATACGTATTTCAAAAAAGGAAAAGTATGTTTCAAAAACCGAGGATTATAAAATAGATCATATACAGTCCAGCGCTGGTCTGCTAGATTTTTTTGTAATCGCTAAAAAATAA